Proteins co-encoded in one Megalopta genalis isolate 19385.01 unplaced genomic scaffold, iyMegGena1_principal scaffold0023, whole genome shotgun sequence genomic window:
- the LOC117217834 gene encoding putative glutamate receptor isoform X1, with product MRVTVAHLNLIYLGVRLTMCNPIKPEVYLPLIEHIRSYYVTSAIILVEPGNTDKYLDVFMTKYMAQLWTNKLGRENIASLSITYDKLHSLSRYYNNIVRPIIIVLITGPHTYNEFSNITKTFKMSFPAWFVMFMPFSQDESRTVDHCHEPSGNPFHLTFDTEMVVMCSGDDTLYEWYSIDGRSTEIEKVVKWSPNSSHDFEVLVTPNICIRRNDLKGKVLRGVVVTSSILLEITDTRLRGYIGNIVEELERTLNFTVELVSRNPEFGFYNTTTGRWSGVIGTIVSGAADIGIGDFSMINDRMDYVDFTTPIMTVRQSLYFKQPEMFAVKWSAYYKVWLKVLLSIVRSGPDTIVHDLWNSCAQAFSLAVWGATLLTGFVALIVTTFITRRLCTLTILEVFNKEFLRIWGIMCTQGLTDFPRISSLRLAYISLFLLSIVANSAYSASLICFLTAGMHDVPFRSVNEFINDGTYKIITTRGSVHYDVVHRSSDSLSKAIAKLMKPKEDLPLFTQDAFDQICNDEKLAFLVGFGANMQKKAHKISMPCNVVSIYVGRVESLSMILSKNSQYTNVFNYYLKKLLTSGVLNRNKYDSDFKEETKYLPVTFGSIISVLMIFIFGTGTALLVLAAEMCYNKYICADNSDYRFDQQR from the exons ATGAGAGTCACGGTGGCACATTTGAATCTCATTTATCTCGGTGTTCGTCTAACGATGTGTAATCCTATTAAACCGGAAGTGTATCTCCCATTGATAGAACACATTCGCAGTTACTATGTCACCTCTGCGATCATTTTAGTGGAGCCTGGTAACACCGATAAGTATTTGGATG TTTTCATGACAAAGTATATGGCGCAATTGTGGACGAACAAGCTCGGGCGAGAGAACATCGCTTCCTTGAGCATCACGTACGACAAACTACACTCCTTGTCGAGATACTACAACAACATCGTTCGACCGATAATCATCGTTTTGATAACCGGACCGCATACGTACAACGAGTTTTCCAACATCACGAAGACCTTCAAGATGTCCTTTCCTGCTTGGTTCGTCATGTTCATGCCATTCTCGCAAGACGAGTCGAGGACCGTCGACCACTGTCACGAACCTTCGGGAAATCCGTTTCATCTGACGTTCGACACCGAGATGGTGGTGATGTGTTCCGGAGACGATACCTTGTACGAATGGTACTCCATAGATGGTCGGAGTACGGAAATTGAAAAGGTGGTTAAATGGAGTCCAAACTCGTCGCACGATTTCGAAGTACTCGTAACGCCGAATATATGCATCAGAAGGAACGATCTAAAGGGCAAGGTTCTGCGAGGAGTCGTTGTTACG TCCTCGATATTGCTCGAGATCACGGATACGAGATTGCGCGGATATATCGGCAACATCGTCGAAGAACTCGAGAGAACCCTGAACTTCACCGTTGAACTCGTATCTCGGAATCCGGAGTTTGGATTCTATAATACGACAACGGGGCGTTGGAGCGGAGTGATAGGAACGATTGTTTCAGGGGCGGCGGACATCGGTATCGGCGATTTTTCGATGATCAACGACAGAATGGATTACGTTGATTTCACCACCCCCATAATGACCGTCAGACAAAGCTTGTACTTCAAGCAACCGGAAATGTTTGCCGTCAAGTGGTCCGCCTATTATAAAGTATGGCTGAAAGTTTTATTATCGATCGTTCGATCGGGCCCCGATACCATCGTTCACGATCTTTGGAATTCGTGTGCCCAGGCTTTCAGCTTAGCGGTATGGGGCGCCACGTTGCTCACAGGATTCGTTGCCCTGATCGTTACGACCTTTATAACCCGTAGATTATGCACGCTCACCATACTGGAAGTATTTAACAAGGAGTTTCTTCGAATTTGGGGTATTATGTGTACTCAAGGATTGACAG atttcccacgaatttcgtCGCTGAGATTGGCCTATATAAGCTTGTTTCTGCTATCTATCGTGGCAAACTCCGCCTATTCCGCATCTTTGATATGCTTTTTAACAGCTGGCATGCACGACGTACCTTTCAGATCGGTCAACGAGTTTATCAACGACGGCACGTATAAAATAATCACGACGAGAGGATCCGTACACTATGACGTCGTCCAT CGTTCGAGCGATTCCCTGTCAAAAGCTATAGcgaaattaatgaaaccgaaagaAGATTTGCCGTTGTTTACGCAAGATGCGTTCGATCAA ATCTGCAACGACGAAAAATTGGCATTTCTTGTCGGATTTGGTGCCAACATGCAAAAGAAAGCCCATAAAATTTCTATGCCGTGTAATGTCGTCAGCATTTACGTGGGTCGAGTGGAAAGTTTGTCTATGATTTTGTCTAAGAACAGCCAATATACCAACGTTTTCAATTATTA CCTGAAGAAACTGTTGACTTCCGGCGTGTTGAATCGCAATAAGTACGATTCAGATTTTAAGGAGGAAACAAAGTATCTACCGGTCACGTTCGGCAGCATCATATCCGTGTTGATGATATTCATCTTTGGCACTGGAACAGCGCTGCTGGTACTGGCCGCAGAAATGTGCTACAATAAATACATATGCGCGGACAATTCTGATTATCGGTTCGACCAGCAACGATAA
- the LOC117217834 gene encoding putative glutamate receptor isoform X2, giving the protein MRVTVAHLNLIYLGVRLTMCNPIKPEVYLPLIEHIRSYYVTSAIILVEPGNTDKYLDVFMTKYMAQLWTNKLGRENIASLSITYDKLHSLSRYYNNIVRPIIIVLITGPHTYNEFSNITKTFKMSFPAWFVMFMPFSQDESRTVDHCHEPSGNPFHLTFDTEMVVMCSGDDTLYEWYSIDGRSTEIEKVVKWSPNSSHDFEVLVTPNICIRRNDLKGKVLRGVVVTSSILLEITDTRLRGYIGNIVEELERTLNFTVELVSRNPEFGFYNTTTGRWSGVIGTIVSGAADIGIGDFSMINDRMDYVDFTTPIMTVRQSLYFKQPEMFAVKWSAYYKAFSLAVWGATLLTGFVALIVTTFITRRLCTLTILEVFNKEFLRIWGIMCTQGLTDFPRISSLRLAYISLFLLSIVANSAYSASLICFLTAGMHDVPFRSVNEFINDGTYKIITTRGSVHYDVVHRSSDSLSKAIAKLMKPKEDLPLFTQDAFDQICNDEKLAFLVGFGANMQKKAHKISMPCNVVSIYVGRVESLSMILSKNSQYTNVFNYYLKKLLTSGVLNRNKYDSDFKEETKYLPVTFGSIISVLMIFIFGTGTALLVLAAEMCYNKYICADNSDYRFDQQR; this is encoded by the exons ATGAGAGTCACGGTGGCACATTTGAATCTCATTTATCTCGGTGTTCGTCTAACGATGTGTAATCCTATTAAACCGGAAGTGTATCTCCCATTGATAGAACACATTCGCAGTTACTATGTCACCTCTGCGATCATTTTAGTGGAGCCTGGTAACACCGATAAGTATTTGGATG TTTTCATGACAAAGTATATGGCGCAATTGTGGACGAACAAGCTCGGGCGAGAGAACATCGCTTCCTTGAGCATCACGTACGACAAACTACACTCCTTGTCGAGATACTACAACAACATCGTTCGACCGATAATCATCGTTTTGATAACCGGACCGCATACGTACAACGAGTTTTCCAACATCACGAAGACCTTCAAGATGTCCTTTCCTGCTTGGTTCGTCATGTTCATGCCATTCTCGCAAGACGAGTCGAGGACCGTCGACCACTGTCACGAACCTTCGGGAAATCCGTTTCATCTGACGTTCGACACCGAGATGGTGGTGATGTGTTCCGGAGACGATACCTTGTACGAATGGTACTCCATAGATGGTCGGAGTACGGAAATTGAAAAGGTGGTTAAATGGAGTCCAAACTCGTCGCACGATTTCGAAGTACTCGTAACGCCGAATATATGCATCAGAAGGAACGATCTAAAGGGCAAGGTTCTGCGAGGAGTCGTTGTTACG TCCTCGATATTGCTCGAGATCACGGATACGAGATTGCGCGGATATATCGGCAACATCGTCGAAGAACTCGAGAGAACCCTGAACTTCACCGTTGAACTCGTATCTCGGAATCCGGAGTTTGGATTCTATAATACGACAACGGGGCGTTGGAGCGGAGTGATAGGAACGATTGTTTCAGGGGCGGCGGACATCGGTATCGGCGATTTTTCGATGATCAACGACAGAATGGATTACGTTGATTTCACCACCCCCATAATGACCGTCAGACAAAGCTTGTACTTCAAGCAACCGGAAATGTTTGCCGTCAAGTGGTCCGCCTATTATAAA GCTTTCAGCTTAGCGGTATGGGGCGCCACGTTGCTCACAGGATTCGTTGCCCTGATCGTTACGACCTTTATAACCCGTAGATTATGCACGCTCACCATACTGGAAGTATTTAACAAGGAGTTTCTTCGAATTTGGGGTATTATGTGTACTCAAGGATTGACAG atttcccacgaatttcgtCGCTGAGATTGGCCTATATAAGCTTGTTTCTGCTATCTATCGTGGCAAACTCCGCCTATTCCGCATCTTTGATATGCTTTTTAACAGCTGGCATGCACGACGTACCTTTCAGATCGGTCAACGAGTTTATCAACGACGGCACGTATAAAATAATCACGACGAGAGGATCCGTACACTATGACGTCGTCCAT CGTTCGAGCGATTCCCTGTCAAAAGCTATAGcgaaattaatgaaaccgaaagaAGATTTGCCGTTGTTTACGCAAGATGCGTTCGATCAA ATCTGCAACGACGAAAAATTGGCATTTCTTGTCGGATTTGGTGCCAACATGCAAAAGAAAGCCCATAAAATTTCTATGCCGTGTAATGTCGTCAGCATTTACGTGGGTCGAGTGGAAAGTTTGTCTATGATTTTGTCTAAGAACAGCCAATATACCAACGTTTTCAATTATTA CCTGAAGAAACTGTTGACTTCCGGCGTGTTGAATCGCAATAAGTACGATTCAGATTTTAAGGAGGAAACAAAGTATCTACCGGTCACGTTCGGCAGCATCATATCCGTGTTGATGATATTCATCTTTGGCACTGGAACAGCGCTGCTGGTACTGGCCGCAGAAATGTGCTACAATAAATACATATGCGCGGACAATTCTGATTATCGGTTCGACCAGCAACGATAA
- the LOC117217834 gene encoding glutamate receptor 2 isoform X3, with amino-acid sequence MRVTVAHLNLIYLGVRLTMCNPIKPEVYLPLIEHIRSYYVTSAIILVEPGNTDKYLDVFMTKYMAQLWTNKLGRENIASLSITYDKLHSLSRYYNNIVRPIIIVLITGPHTYNEFSNITKTFKMSFPAWFVMFMPFSQDESRTVDHCHEPSGNPFHLTFDTEMVVMCSGDDTLYEWYSIDGRSTEIEKVVKWSPNSSHDFEVLVTPNICIRRNDLKGKVLRGVVVTSSILLEITDTRLRGYIGNIVEELERTLNFTVELVSRNPEFGFYNTTTGRWSGVIGTIVSGAADIGIGDFSMINDRMDYVDFTTPIMTVRQSLYFKQPEMFAVKWSAYYKVWLKVLLSIVRSGPDTIVHDLWNSCAQAFSLAVWGATLLTGFVALIVTTFITRRLCTLTILEVFNKEFLRIWGIMCTQGLTDFPRISSLRLAYISLFLLSIVANSAYSASLICFLTAGMHDVPFRSVNEFINDGTYKIITTRGSVHYDVVHICNDEKLAFLVGFGANMQKKAHKISMPCNVVSIYVGRVESLSMILSKNSQYTNVFNYYLKKLLTSGVLNRNKYDSDFKEETKYLPVTFGSIISVLMIFIFGTGTALLVLAAEMCYNKYICADNSDYRFDQQR; translated from the exons ATGAGAGTCACGGTGGCACATTTGAATCTCATTTATCTCGGTGTTCGTCTAACGATGTGTAATCCTATTAAACCGGAAGTGTATCTCCCATTGATAGAACACATTCGCAGTTACTATGTCACCTCTGCGATCATTTTAGTGGAGCCTGGTAACACCGATAAGTATTTGGATG TTTTCATGACAAAGTATATGGCGCAATTGTGGACGAACAAGCTCGGGCGAGAGAACATCGCTTCCTTGAGCATCACGTACGACAAACTACACTCCTTGTCGAGATACTACAACAACATCGTTCGACCGATAATCATCGTTTTGATAACCGGACCGCATACGTACAACGAGTTTTCCAACATCACGAAGACCTTCAAGATGTCCTTTCCTGCTTGGTTCGTCATGTTCATGCCATTCTCGCAAGACGAGTCGAGGACCGTCGACCACTGTCACGAACCTTCGGGAAATCCGTTTCATCTGACGTTCGACACCGAGATGGTGGTGATGTGTTCCGGAGACGATACCTTGTACGAATGGTACTCCATAGATGGTCGGAGTACGGAAATTGAAAAGGTGGTTAAATGGAGTCCAAACTCGTCGCACGATTTCGAAGTACTCGTAACGCCGAATATATGCATCAGAAGGAACGATCTAAAGGGCAAGGTTCTGCGAGGAGTCGTTGTTACG TCCTCGATATTGCTCGAGATCACGGATACGAGATTGCGCGGATATATCGGCAACATCGTCGAAGAACTCGAGAGAACCCTGAACTTCACCGTTGAACTCGTATCTCGGAATCCGGAGTTTGGATTCTATAATACGACAACGGGGCGTTGGAGCGGAGTGATAGGAACGATTGTTTCAGGGGCGGCGGACATCGGTATCGGCGATTTTTCGATGATCAACGACAGAATGGATTACGTTGATTTCACCACCCCCATAATGACCGTCAGACAAAGCTTGTACTTCAAGCAACCGGAAATGTTTGCCGTCAAGTGGTCCGCCTATTATAAAGTATGGCTGAAAGTTTTATTATCGATCGTTCGATCGGGCCCCGATACCATCGTTCACGATCTTTGGAATTCGTGTGCCCAGGCTTTCAGCTTAGCGGTATGGGGCGCCACGTTGCTCACAGGATTCGTTGCCCTGATCGTTACGACCTTTATAACCCGTAGATTATGCACGCTCACCATACTGGAAGTATTTAACAAGGAGTTTCTTCGAATTTGGGGTATTATGTGTACTCAAGGATTGACAG atttcccacgaatttcgtCGCTGAGATTGGCCTATATAAGCTTGTTTCTGCTATCTATCGTGGCAAACTCCGCCTATTCCGCATCTTTGATATGCTTTTTAACAGCTGGCATGCACGACGTACCTTTCAGATCGGTCAACGAGTTTATCAACGACGGCACGTATAAAATAATCACGACGAGAGGATCCGTACACTATGACGTCGTCCAT ATCTGCAACGACGAAAAATTGGCATTTCTTGTCGGATTTGGTGCCAACATGCAAAAGAAAGCCCATAAAATTTCTATGCCGTGTAATGTCGTCAGCATTTACGTGGGTCGAGTGGAAAGTTTGTCTATGATTTTGTCTAAGAACAGCCAATATACCAACGTTTTCAATTATTA CCTGAAGAAACTGTTGACTTCCGGCGTGTTGAATCGCAATAAGTACGATTCAGATTTTAAGGAGGAAACAAAGTATCTACCGGTCACGTTCGGCAGCATCATATCCGTGTTGATGATATTCATCTTTGGCACTGGAACAGCGCTGCTGGTACTGGCCGCAGAAATGTGCTACAATAAATACATATGCGCGGACAATTCTGATTATCGGTTCGACCAGCAACGATAA
- the LOC117217834 gene encoding putative glutamate receptor isoform X4 — translation MTKYMAQLWTNKLGRENIASLSITYDKLHSLSRYYNNIVRPIIIVLITGPHTYNEFSNITKTFKMSFPAWFVMFMPFSQDESRTVDHCHEPSGNPFHLTFDTEMVVMCSGDDTLYEWYSIDGRSTEIEKVVKWSPNSSHDFEVLVTPNICIRRNDLKGKVLRGVVVTSSILLEITDTRLRGYIGNIVEELERTLNFTVELVSRNPEFGFYNTTTGRWSGVIGTIVSGAADIGIGDFSMINDRMDYVDFTTPIMTVRQSLYFKQPEMFAVKWSAYYKVWLKVLLSIVRSGPDTIVHDLWNSCAQAFSLAVWGATLLTGFVALIVTTFITRRLCTLTILEVFNKEFLRIWGIMCTQGLTDFPRISSLRLAYISLFLLSIVANSAYSASLICFLTAGMHDVPFRSVNEFINDGTYKIITTRGSVHYDVVHRSSDSLSKAIAKLMKPKEDLPLFTQDAFDQICNDEKLAFLVGFGANMQKKAHKISMPCNVVSIYVGRVESLSMILSKNSQYTNVFNYYLKKLLTSGVLNRNKYDSDFKEETKYLPVTFGSIISVLMIFIFGTGTALLVLAAEMCYNKYICADNSDYRFDQQR, via the exons ATGACAAAGTATATGGCGCAATTGTGGACGAACAAGCTCGGGCGAGAGAACATCGCTTCCTTGAGCATCACGTACGACAAACTACACTCCTTGTCGAGATACTACAACAACATCGTTCGACCGATAATCATCGTTTTGATAACCGGACCGCATACGTACAACGAGTTTTCCAACATCACGAAGACCTTCAAGATGTCCTTTCCTGCTTGGTTCGTCATGTTCATGCCATTCTCGCAAGACGAGTCGAGGACCGTCGACCACTGTCACGAACCTTCGGGAAATCCGTTTCATCTGACGTTCGACACCGAGATGGTGGTGATGTGTTCCGGAGACGATACCTTGTACGAATGGTACTCCATAGATGGTCGGAGTACGGAAATTGAAAAGGTGGTTAAATGGAGTCCAAACTCGTCGCACGATTTCGAAGTACTCGTAACGCCGAATATATGCATCAGAAGGAACGATCTAAAGGGCAAGGTTCTGCGAGGAGTCGTTGTTACG TCCTCGATATTGCTCGAGATCACGGATACGAGATTGCGCGGATATATCGGCAACATCGTCGAAGAACTCGAGAGAACCCTGAACTTCACCGTTGAACTCGTATCTCGGAATCCGGAGTTTGGATTCTATAATACGACAACGGGGCGTTGGAGCGGAGTGATAGGAACGATTGTTTCAGGGGCGGCGGACATCGGTATCGGCGATTTTTCGATGATCAACGACAGAATGGATTACGTTGATTTCACCACCCCCATAATGACCGTCAGACAAAGCTTGTACTTCAAGCAACCGGAAATGTTTGCCGTCAAGTGGTCCGCCTATTATAAAGTATGGCTGAAAGTTTTATTATCGATCGTTCGATCGGGCCCCGATACCATCGTTCACGATCTTTGGAATTCGTGTGCCCAGGCTTTCAGCTTAGCGGTATGGGGCGCCACGTTGCTCACAGGATTCGTTGCCCTGATCGTTACGACCTTTATAACCCGTAGATTATGCACGCTCACCATACTGGAAGTATTTAACAAGGAGTTTCTTCGAATTTGGGGTATTATGTGTACTCAAGGATTGACAG atttcccacgaatttcgtCGCTGAGATTGGCCTATATAAGCTTGTTTCTGCTATCTATCGTGGCAAACTCCGCCTATTCCGCATCTTTGATATGCTTTTTAACAGCTGGCATGCACGACGTACCTTTCAGATCGGTCAACGAGTTTATCAACGACGGCACGTATAAAATAATCACGACGAGAGGATCCGTACACTATGACGTCGTCCAT CGTTCGAGCGATTCCCTGTCAAAAGCTATAGcgaaattaatgaaaccgaaagaAGATTTGCCGTTGTTTACGCAAGATGCGTTCGATCAA ATCTGCAACGACGAAAAATTGGCATTTCTTGTCGGATTTGGTGCCAACATGCAAAAGAAAGCCCATAAAATTTCTATGCCGTGTAATGTCGTCAGCATTTACGTGGGTCGAGTGGAAAGTTTGTCTATGATTTTGTCTAAGAACAGCCAATATACCAACGTTTTCAATTATTA CCTGAAGAAACTGTTGACTTCCGGCGTGTTGAATCGCAATAAGTACGATTCAGATTTTAAGGAGGAAACAAAGTATCTACCGGTCACGTTCGGCAGCATCATATCCGTGTTGATGATATTCATCTTTGGCACTGGAACAGCGCTGCTGGTACTGGCCGCAGAAATGTGCTACAATAAATACATATGCGCGGACAATTCTGATTATCGGTTCGACCAGCAACGATAA